The following are from one region of the Salvia hispanica cultivar TCC Black 2014 chromosome 1, UniMelb_Shisp_WGS_1.0, whole genome shotgun sequence genome:
- the LOC125195774 gene encoding uncharacterized protein LOC125195774: MGDRTDIEKLQEMVKLLMDERDAERAAREALEKKNQEIQPVMNMFNHGNMITFPEGPRINANNFELRMPLIQRVEQTPFAGRATEDANRHLSKFMEISNTLKLNGVDDDAIRVRLFPFSLTDSAKEWFACMPREKVSTWKDIVATFIDKYYPRGTILKIKSEIFQFIQGHDEPLYEAFARFKALLRKFPNHGFTVNHQVGILYNGFNEKICDMPDSGAKGGFLRKSGEEAMAVIEEFATNNRRWSKERHSLKRIAAIEEAEESSFAKELAELRVRVDQMDSSRKEDPIPPTSIIAVSKPETPATIVEEINYMQGDGPNRNYNNNYRPNQRGDNFNNYNGNRPHPNLSYSNNNYLQPPAGFSVSKGRVVETAKKEEKYDQGITRILEVITQDRKVNDTKIGVVEARINNLEQGVNTISTTIANINTQMEQIQKKLEEDREKAAARVDDINKK; this comes from the coding sequence ATGGGTGACCGAACAGACATCGAGAAATTGCAGGAAATGGTGAAGCTACTGATGGATGAGAGAGATGCGGAAAGGGCAGCCCGAGAGgctttggagaagaagaatcaGGAAATACAACCCGTGATGAACATGTTTAATCATGGGAATATGATTACCTTTCCCGAAGGACCTCGTATTAACGCTAACAATTTCGAGTTACGCATGCCCCTTATTCAAAGGGTCgagcaaactccttttgcaGGTAGGGCTACAGAGGATGCCAATCgccatctctccaaatttATGGAGATCTCAAACACTCTCAAATTGAACGGTGTCGATGACGATGCCATAAGGGTAAGACTCTTCCCCTTTTCATTAACTGATTCTGCTAAAGAGTGGTTTGCATGTATGCCCAGAGAAAAGGTCTCCACATGGAAGGACATTGTAGCTACCTTCATCGACAAGTACTATCCGCGGGGCACAATTTTGAAGATCAAAAGCGAGATCTTCCAGTTCATCCAAGGCCATGACGAGCCCCTCTACGAGGCGTTTGCTCGTTTCAAAGCCCTTCTCCGAAAGTTCCCTAACCATGGTTTCACCGTGAACCATCAGGTAGGAATTCTCTATAATGGGTTTAACGAGAAGATTTGTGATATGCCTGATTCAGGTGCAAAGGGAGGGTTCTTAAGGAAGTCAGGTGAGGAAGCCATGGCGGTAATAGAAGAATTCGCCACCAACAACAGGAGGTGGTCGAAAGAAAGGCATAGCCTAAAAAGGATAGCTGCAATTGAAGAAGCCGAGGAAAGCTCTTTTGCGAAGGAATTGGCCGAGCTTCGAGTTAGGGTGGACCAAATGGATTCATCAAGGAAGGAGGACCCGATTCCACCGACCTCCATCATAGCGGTCTCTAAACCCGAAACTCCTGCCACGATAGTGGAAGAAATCAACTACATGCAAGGAGACGGTCCCAATAGAAATTACAACAATAATTATCGGCCTAACCAGAGGGGcgataatttcaataattataatggaaacCGACCTCATCCTAATCTCTCttattctaacaataattactTGCAACCCCCCGCAGGATTTAGTGTTAGCAAGGGAAGAGTAGTTGAAACAGCCAAGAAGGAGGAAAAGTATGACCAAGGGATCACAAGGATCTTGGAAGTAATCACGCAAGACAGGAAGGTTAATGACACCAAGATCGGAGTGGTCGAAGCTAGAATAAACAACCTCGAGCAGGGAGTGAACACGATCTCAACTACCATAGCCAACATTAACACTCAAATGGAGCAAATCCAAAAGAAGTTGGAAGAGGATAGGGAAAAGGCAGCCGCACGAGTGGATGACATCAATAAGAAGTGA